One segment of Anatilimnocola aggregata DNA contains the following:
- a CDS encoding PSD1 and planctomycete cytochrome C domain-containing protein has translation MGRRTIRWLLVALGAAAQVSAQAADDGIEFFEKSIRPILVQHCYECHSQAAAEKGKLQAGLLLDSKQGVLTGGESGPAIVAGKPDKSLLIGALKYESYEMPPKGRLPASVIADFEKWVKMGAPDLREAMSAPAPRRTAFQITAEDWAHWAFQSLHKSPPPKVHDAAWVRDDLDRYVLAKLEQAGRRPSGEADRAALMRRTTFALTGLAPTPEEIAAFIADDRSDGFERVVDRLLKSPEFGVHWGRHWLDGVRYADNIDKSGEYRRWVVRAFNDDLPYDKFLKLQIAGDLIPADETAPADRVHESGASLDGITATGMMSLAVWEQVGRDLAVAEIVDSQIDLVGRQLLGLTLACARCHDHKFDPISTKDYYSLAGVLFSSHIATGKLIADDRLGTDLVEVPLLNAEQAAANRTLDEQIAEAEEKIASLAKKIPQAAKLADLTKTFPDLEAQLAKATTSANKKKLNEQIAKAKAEQEKLTADQKSSGWEVNPPELQEIATIRAEIADLQKQKFKAPSAVSIREGGVPGSNRAKIGDAPIYLRGEYTREGEIVPRRFPTILAGEMQIPLGERTQQSGRRELAEWIASAENPLTARVMVNRVWQQLIGRGLVRSPDNFGKLGERPTHPELLDHLAQRFLASGWSVKQLVREIVLSATFRQASFVSAEEARLDPDNAAISHMNRRRLTYEELRDSLLRLGRTTSEDAPTTTSAAATEMPRRTMYEALDRRKTDVTAAIFDGPDSKAIVPFRAETTTAPQALFLMNNALVVDTAKRLAAQLQKDPQLTTDSQRLDRLWLLTLGRPPETEEMETAFGFIGKHSWEGFVQALLGSNEFAYLD, from the coding sequence ATGGGTCGACGAACAATTCGCTGGCTGCTGGTCGCGCTGGGCGCCGCCGCGCAGGTCTCCGCGCAAGCCGCGGACGACGGCATCGAGTTCTTTGAAAAATCGATTCGCCCGATCCTCGTGCAGCATTGCTACGAATGTCATTCGCAGGCCGCAGCCGAGAAAGGGAAGCTCCAAGCGGGATTGTTGCTCGACAGCAAGCAAGGCGTACTCACCGGCGGTGAAAGTGGCCCGGCGATCGTCGCGGGGAAGCCCGACAAGAGCCTGCTGATCGGCGCGCTGAAGTATGAGTCGTACGAAATGCCTCCCAAGGGGCGTTTGCCAGCGAGCGTGATTGCTGACTTTGAAAAATGGGTGAAGATGGGCGCGCCCGATCTGCGCGAAGCCATGTCTGCGCCAGCACCGCGGCGGACCGCGTTTCAAATCACAGCCGAAGACTGGGCTCACTGGGCGTTTCAGTCCCTGCACAAGTCGCCGCCGCCGAAGGTCCACGATGCTGCCTGGGTTCGCGACGACCTCGACCGCTATGTCCTGGCAAAGCTCGAACAAGCCGGGCGGCGTCCAAGCGGGGAGGCGGATCGAGCGGCGCTGATGCGGCGCACCACCTTCGCGCTCACCGGACTGGCTCCGACTCCTGAAGAGATTGCCGCCTTCATAGCCGACGACCGGAGCGATGGTTTCGAGCGCGTCGTCGATCGGCTGCTCAAATCGCCGGAGTTCGGCGTGCACTGGGGCCGGCACTGGCTCGATGGCGTGCGCTATGCCGACAACATCGACAAATCGGGCGAATATCGCCGCTGGGTCGTCCGGGCTTTCAATGACGATTTGCCATACGATAAGTTCCTCAAGCTGCAGATTGCCGGCGACCTGATTCCCGCCGACGAAACGGCTCCCGCAGATCGCGTGCATGAGAGCGGCGCGTCGCTCGATGGGATTACCGCCACGGGGATGATGAGCCTGGCTGTTTGGGAACAAGTGGGTCGCGACCTGGCCGTCGCCGAGATCGTCGATAGCCAGATCGATCTGGTCGGACGGCAGTTGCTGGGCCTGACGCTCGCATGTGCTCGTTGTCACGATCACAAGTTTGATCCGATCTCAACCAAAGACTATTACTCGCTGGCCGGCGTATTGTTCAGCAGCCACATCGCCACCGGCAAACTGATCGCCGACGACCGCTTGGGAACCGATCTGGTCGAGGTTCCGCTCCTCAACGCTGAGCAGGCTGCGGCGAATCGGACGCTCGATGAACAGATCGCCGAGGCCGAGGAGAAGATCGCCTCCCTCGCCAAGAAAATTCCGCAAGCCGCAAAACTGGCTGACCTGACGAAGACGTTCCCCGACCTGGAAGCTCAATTGGCGAAAGCCACCACCTCCGCCAATAAGAAGAAACTGAACGAGCAGATCGCGAAAGCCAAAGCTGAACAAGAGAAACTCACCGCCGATCAGAAATCATCCGGCTGGGAGGTCAATCCGCCTGAACTGCAGGAGATCGCAACGATTCGGGCGGAGATTGCCGACCTGCAAAAGCAAAAGTTCAAAGCCCCGTCGGCGGTTTCGATTCGCGAAGGGGGCGTGCCTGGCAGCAATCGCGCAAAGATCGGCGATGCGCCGATTTACTTGCGCGGCGAATACACGCGCGAGGGAGAGATTGTTCCGCGGCGTTTCCCAACGATCCTGGCTGGTGAGATGCAGATCCCGCTCGGCGAACGTACCCAGCAAAGCGGACGGCGGGAACTGGCGGAATGGATCGCCTCGGCCGAAAACCCGTTGACCGCGCGGGTCATGGTGAATCGCGTCTGGCAGCAATTGATCGGCAGAGGGCTGGTTCGCTCCCCCGATAATTTCGGCAAACTCGGCGAGCGACCGACGCATCCCGAACTGCTCGACCATTTAGCTCAGCGGTTCTTGGCTTCGGGCTGGTCGGTCAAGCAGTTGGTGCGCGAGATCGTCCTCTCGGCCACCTTCCGGCAAGCAAGCTTCGTCTCCGCCGAGGAAGCTCGCCTCGATCCGGACAATGCCGCCATCAGCCACATGAACCGCCGCCGGTTGACGTATGAAGAACTACGCGATTCGTTGCTCCGCTTGGGCAGGACCACGAGCGAAGATGCGCCCACCACAACTTCAGCTGCAGCCACCGAAATGCCGCGGCGGACAATGTACGAAGCCCTCGACCGCCGCAAGACGGACGTAACCGCCGCGATTTTTGACGGTCCCGATTCCAAAGCGATCGTCCCCTTCCGGGCGGAAACAACGACCGCGCCGCAAGCCCTGTTTTTGATGAACAACGCGCTGGTGGTCGATACTGCCAAGCGCCTGGCCGCTCAACTGCAGAAAGACCCGCAACTGACCACGGATAGTCAGCGGCTCGATCGACTGTGGTTGCTGACTCTTGGTCGCCCGCCGGAAACGGAAGAAATGGAAACTGCCTTCGGGTTCATCGGCAAGCACTCGTGGGAAGGATTTGTTCAGGCGCTGTTGGGTTCCAACGAGTTTGCTTATCTGGATTGA
- a CDS encoding DUF1501 domain-containing protein, which yields MTTTIDRRQMLSCLAGGFGSVGLAAMLGESAAADSTPSKLSLPHHAPRVKRVIFLFMNGGPSQIDTFDPKPELARWEGKRLPVLDQNTNKLLGKPRPLGNAFPSPWKFAKHGESGLDVSELFPHVARHADDLCLIRSMCCDSFFHAQGTLEMMTGSGLFLRPSMGSWLTYGLGTENRNLPGFVVLGNVMGNVDATKVFSSAFLPAEFQGTRLANLKEPIPNLKSPLADDEQRARLDVMQQFNARHLSRRNDTSALNARIEAFELAYRMQTVASDAFDLANESAAMQRLYGLDETKTNAYGQKCLLARRLVERGVRCVVVNHIDWDQHSNLMAGHAKNAGEVDQPIAGLLTDLKQRGLLEDTLVIWGGEFGRTPNTEGKNGRDHNTAAFSMWLAGGGVKGGHIHGVTDEFGAYTVEGRTHVHDLHATILHLLGINHEQFTYRYGGRDYRLTDVFGNVVREILA from the coding sequence ATGACGACAACGATCGACCGCCGGCAAATGCTCAGTTGCCTTGCCGGGGGATTCGGTTCGGTAGGATTGGCCGCGATGCTGGGCGAATCAGCGGCAGCGGATTCAACTCCTTCCAAGCTGAGCCTGCCTCACCATGCGCCGCGCGTGAAGCGGGTCATCTTTTTGTTCATGAACGGCGGTCCGTCGCAAATCGACACCTTCGATCCCAAGCCGGAGCTCGCTCGCTGGGAAGGGAAACGGTTGCCGGTCCTCGATCAGAATACGAACAAACTGCTCGGTAAACCACGGCCGCTGGGCAATGCCTTTCCTTCCCCTTGGAAGTTCGCCAAACATGGGGAATCCGGCCTGGATGTGAGCGAGTTGTTTCCGCACGTCGCCCGGCACGCGGACGATCTGTGCCTGATTCGTTCGATGTGCTGCGACAGTTTCTTTCACGCCCAAGGGACGCTCGAGATGATGACCGGCAGCGGTCTCTTCCTTCGGCCGAGCATGGGCTCGTGGCTGACGTACGGCCTAGGGACGGAGAATCGCAACCTGCCTGGCTTCGTCGTTCTCGGTAACGTGATGGGGAATGTCGACGCTACCAAGGTGTTCAGCTCCGCGTTCCTGCCGGCCGAGTTCCAAGGGACGCGCTTGGCGAATCTGAAAGAGCCCATCCCGAACTTGAAATCGCCTCTTGCCGATGATGAGCAGCGGGCTCGGCTCGACGTCATGCAGCAGTTCAACGCCCGGCATCTGAGTCGCCGGAACGACACCTCGGCCTTGAACGCGCGGATTGAAGCATTCGAACTGGCGTACCGCATGCAAACGGTGGCGTCGGATGCGTTCGATCTGGCGAATGAATCGGCCGCGATGCAGCGTTTGTACGGTCTCGACGAAACGAAGACGAATGCCTACGGCCAGAAATGCCTGCTGGCACGCCGGCTCGTCGAACGGGGCGTCCGCTGCGTGGTGGTGAACCACATCGATTGGGATCAACACAGCAACCTGATGGCGGGACATGCGAAGAACGCTGGCGAGGTCGATCAACCAATCGCCGGACTGCTGACGGATCTGAAGCAGCGGGGCCTGCTGGAAGATACGCTCGTGATCTGGGGCGGCGAATTCGGCCGCACGCCGAACACCGAGGGGAAGAACGGCCGCGACCACAACACGGCTGCATTCAGCATGTGGCTCGCCGGCGGCGGCGTGAAAGGTGGGCACATCCATGGCGTGACCGACGAATTCGGCGCCTACACGGTCGAGGGCCGCACCCACGTGCACGACCTGCACGCTACGATCCTGCACCTGCTAGGCATCAACCACGAGCAGTTCACCTACCGCTATGGCGGCCGCGACTACCGGCTCACGGATGTCTTCGGAAATGTCGTCCGGGAAATCCTGGCTTGA
- a CDS encoding alkaline phosphatase D family protein: MRNRTPWWRPWGLFIAAIAIWNQGSGPAHAQQPFAAEPLSRVAFGSCAKQDKPQLIWDAVIETKPQLFLFLGDNIYGDTQDMQVLRDKWNLLGAQPGYQRLKETCRILATWDDHDYGANDAGADYPKKHESQQIFHDFFGVPEDSPRRKHEGVYHAQVFGPLGKRVQIMLLDVRYFRSPLVKGFKPGEPGDGYRGVYLPNDDPAATILGEAQWKWLAEQLRLPAELRLICSGTQILPDEHGSECWANFPRERKRLFQTIRESQAKGVVLLSGDRHLAEVMKLGPEEAGIGYPLVEVTSSSLNAPSGNVTKAGVRFANEINRYRVGLTYFDINFGNVLIDWEQADPLVRVQIREEQGQVVLQQRILLSQLQPSQPPANK; the protein is encoded by the coding sequence ATGCGTAATCGAACTCCTTGGTGGCGGCCGTGGGGATTGTTTATCGCTGCAATAGCGATCTGGAATCAAGGGTCTGGGCCCGCGCATGCTCAGCAACCCTTCGCTGCAGAGCCGCTGAGCCGCGTTGCTTTTGGCTCATGCGCCAAGCAGGACAAGCCGCAACTCATTTGGGACGCGGTCATCGAAACGAAGCCGCAATTGTTCTTGTTCCTGGGGGACAACATTTACGGCGACACCCAGGACATGCAGGTGCTCCGCGACAAGTGGAACCTGCTCGGCGCTCAGCCTGGTTACCAACGGCTCAAGGAGACCTGCCGGATCCTGGCGACCTGGGACGACCACGATTACGGCGCGAACGACGCAGGGGCGGACTATCCGAAGAAGCACGAATCGCAGCAGATCTTTCACGATTTTTTCGGCGTACCGGAGGACAGCCCGCGGCGGAAGCACGAAGGTGTGTATCACGCGCAGGTGTTTGGTCCGCTCGGCAAACGGGTGCAGATCATGCTGCTTGATGTACGTTATTTTCGCAGTCCGCTCGTCAAGGGTTTCAAGCCGGGCGAACCAGGGGACGGTTATCGCGGCGTGTATCTTCCGAACGATGATCCCGCCGCAACCATCCTGGGCGAGGCTCAATGGAAATGGCTCGCAGAGCAGTTGCGATTACCAGCCGAGTTGCGTCTGATTTGCTCCGGCACGCAGATCCTGCCGGACGAACATGGTTCGGAATGCTGGGCTAACTTCCCCCGCGAGCGGAAGAGGCTCTTCCAGACCATTCGCGAGTCGCAAGCTAAAGGCGTGGTGCTCCTGAGCGGCGATCGGCATCTCGCGGAAGTGATGAAGCTCGGGCCGGAGGAAGCCGGCATCGGCTACCCGTTGGTCGAAGTGACTTCGAGCAGCTTGAACGCCCCGAGCGGCAATGTGACAAAGGCGGGCGTTCGGTTCGCCAATGAAATCAATCGCTATCGAGTCGGCTTGACGTACTTCGACATCAACTTCGGCAACGTGCTGATCGATTGGGAGCAGGCCGATCCGCTCGTGCGCGTGCAGATCCGTGAAGAACAAGGCCAGGTTGTGCTCCAGCAGCGAATCTTGCTCAGTCAACTGCAGCCAAGCCAGCCGCCAGCTAACAAGTGA
- a CDS encoding DUF1501 domain-containing protein, whose product MQTQAALPTLLNVGRRRWLLQAGLGVLTGLSVPQLLRARAVAAERGQEKSQAAVIQIWLSGGPSQIDTWDPKPEMPAEIRGPYQPIATSVPGISLCEHLPLQAAMMEKFAIIRSMDASSSNHTPITFQAANPSAQRTETGRQGGGYPSMGSVAAKFRGSNQPGMPPFVALAKSMVSDIYGAGDLGQAFEPLDGLNVNGRFAMPEGLTIDRLQDRAALRQKMDRFEHRVATTPGFGDQDRSVREAFDLVLGGAAQRAFDLSQESEATRDRFGRDSLGEKLLLARRLVEAGVTYITLSDAWGHWDHHGDEVRWGGIVKGLTPMLPVLDRAITTLIKDLDERGLLDNTLVIVAGEFGRSPIMTKTAGRDHWPAVMSLLLAGGGIRGGQVIGSTDRRGGEIRDRPLGPGDLAATVFQHLGIAPHDHWISPSGRPTPLVEKGKPIAELF is encoded by the coding sequence ATGCAAACGCAGGCTGCTCTCCCCACTCTGTTGAACGTCGGTCGCCGGCGCTGGCTCCTGCAGGCTGGGCTGGGTGTTCTGACGGGGCTATCCGTTCCACAACTCCTGCGAGCGCGAGCGGTAGCGGCGGAACGCGGCCAGGAAAAATCACAGGCGGCAGTCATTCAAATCTGGTTGTCCGGGGGCCCGAGCCAGATTGATACCTGGGACCCGAAGCCGGAGATGCCAGCGGAGATCCGTGGGCCGTATCAGCCGATCGCTACTTCGGTGCCCGGCATTTCGCTCTGCGAACACTTGCCGCTACAGGCAGCAATGATGGAGAAGTTCGCCATCATCCGCTCGATGGACGCCAGCTCGAGCAATCACACGCCGATCACGTTTCAGGCCGCCAATCCCAGTGCGCAACGCACCGAAACTGGACGCCAAGGGGGCGGCTATCCGTCGATGGGTTCCGTCGCCGCAAAGTTCCGTGGCTCCAATCAGCCGGGGATGCCGCCGTTCGTGGCGCTGGCGAAGAGCATGGTCAGCGACATCTATGGCGCCGGCGACTTGGGGCAGGCGTTCGAGCCGCTCGACGGACTCAATGTCAACGGACGGTTCGCCATGCCGGAAGGCCTAACCATCGATCGCTTGCAGGATCGGGCCGCCCTGCGACAGAAGATGGATCGGTTCGAGCATAGGGTTGCCACAACTCCGGGGTTTGGCGATCAAGACCGCAGTGTGCGTGAAGCGTTTGACCTCGTGCTCGGCGGAGCCGCTCAACGGGCTTTCGATTTGAGCCAGGAATCGGAGGCCACCCGCGATCGCTTCGGCCGGGACTCGCTCGGCGAGAAACTGCTGCTCGCGCGGCGGCTCGTAGAAGCCGGCGTGACCTACATCACGCTCAGTGATGCCTGGGGGCACTGGGATCATCACGGCGATGAAGTTCGCTGGGGCGGCATCGTGAAAGGCTTGACGCCGATGCTGCCAGTCCTCGATCGCGCGATCACGACGCTGATCAAAGATCTCGACGAGCGCGGCTTGCTGGACAACACCCTTGTGATCGTCGCGGGCGAGTTCGGCCGCAGTCCGATCATGACCAAAACAGCCGGCCGCGATCACTGGCCGGCGGTCATGTCACTGCTGCTCGCTGGTGGCGGGATCCGCGGCGGACAAGTCATTGGCAGCACCGATCGCCGCGGCGGTGAAATCCGCGACCGTCCGCTCGGCCCCGGCGATCTGGCGGCAACCGTGTTCCAGCACTTGGGCATCGCCCCCCATGACCATTGGATCAGCCCTTCAGGCCGTCCGACGCCGCTGGTCGAAAAAGGGAAACCGATCGCCGAATTGTTCTGA
- a CDS encoding alpha/beta hydrolase produces the protein MLLWKIVRVALAGLLTIALQHRGFSEEPPAPRAKDHQRVMYFVDEQGAERPVTSRADWEQRRRDIVTGFEAAFGPLPDRKNLGPVKFHVVPGTRTELEKYTREKLEIEVEEGDKLRAWLLVPKGLKTHLPGIIAIHQTNGKLGKDEVSGLSGLKNLHYGLELVERGYVVIAPDYPTLGEYAYDFEKDRYQSGSMKGIWNHMRCVDLLCAHEQVDSERIAAIGHSLGGHNSIFLAVVDPRVQAVVSSCGWTPMHDCYGGKLAGWAGERYAPRIRTVYNLDANRVPFDYYELIAAVAPRAFFTCSPVGDSNFDVAGVKKAMPVVREVYDLFGVADRLQARYPECGHDFPPEVREEAYKFLDQALQERR, from the coding sequence ATGCTCCTGTGGAAGATTGTTCGCGTCGCTCTGGCCGGACTGTTGACGATTGCTCTGCAACACCGCGGCTTCAGCGAGGAGCCGCCAGCGCCGCGAGCAAAAGATCATCAGCGGGTAATGTACTTCGTCGATGAGCAGGGCGCTGAGCGTCCGGTCACGAGTCGCGCAGACTGGGAGCAGCGCCGCCGGGATATCGTCACGGGCTTCGAAGCCGCGTTCGGCCCGTTGCCGGATCGCAAGAATCTCGGGCCGGTGAAGTTTCATGTCGTCCCGGGAACGCGCACCGAACTCGAAAAGTACACTCGCGAGAAACTCGAAATCGAAGTCGAAGAAGGGGACAAGCTGCGAGCCTGGCTCCTCGTTCCCAAAGGGCTCAAAACTCACCTGCCCGGAATCATCGCCATTCATCAAACGAACGGCAAGCTTGGCAAGGATGAAGTCTCCGGTCTCAGCGGGTTGAAGAATCTGCACTACGGCCTGGAGCTGGTCGAACGCGGTTATGTAGTCATCGCGCCGGACTATCCAACCTTGGGCGAGTATGCCTACGACTTCGAGAAGGACCGCTACCAGTCAGGCTCGATGAAGGGCATCTGGAATCACATGCGATGCGTCGATCTCCTCTGCGCGCACGAGCAGGTCGATTCGGAGCGGATCGCCGCGATCGGCCATTCGCTCGGTGGTCACAACTCGATCTTCCTCGCCGTGGTCGATCCGCGCGTGCAAGCCGTGGTCAGCAGTTGCGGCTGGACGCCGATGCACGATTGCTACGGCGGCAAGCTCGCGGGTTGGGCCGGCGAGCGATACGCGCCGCGGATTCGAACCGTCTACAACCTCGATGCGAATCGCGTCCCGTTCGACTACTACGAACTGATCGCCGCCGTCGCGCCGCGGGCATTCTTCACTTGCTCGCCGGTGGGGGACAGCAACTTCGACGTCGCCGGCGTGAAGAAAGCCATGCCGGTTGTCCGCGAGGTGTATGATCTGTTCGGAGTCGCCGACCGCCTGCAAGCTCGTTATCCGGAATGCGGCCATGATTTCCCGCCGGAGGTGCGCGAGGAAGCGTACAAGTTTCTCGACCAGGCGCTGCAGGAGCGCCGCTAA
- a CDS encoding threonine ammonia-lyase: MSLRIPTIADVRAAEPIIRQHVFPAPLIRSYTLERELQLPPTRRVWLKDYGWTPAGSFKLLGALNWMANSLERIGDRPVAAHSSGNFASGIAFAGMRYQKRVIVVMPETAPRIKFERTRSFGAEIRTYDIARDHETGERDRITREIAEQEQAVQASPYDDPFVIAGNGVGAWEVVQDLQRARRGVSHFYCPISGGGLMAGQALAIADGFPAARIIGVEPAGADDFRQSLAAGSIVRLAKPTSICDGLLSYDVGQHNWPILQQLVRQSLAIADTATQQAMKWLYDQHGLRTEPSGAITVAGLLGGQIDLTGDGDIVVVISGRNVDENAFRRFIGD, translated from the coding sequence ATGTCACTTCGCATTCCCACGATTGCCGATGTCCGCGCCGCGGAGCCGATCATTCGGCAACATGTGTTCCCGGCGCCACTCATTCGCTCGTATACGCTCGAACGCGAACTGCAGCTGCCGCCGACGCGGCGCGTCTGGCTCAAGGACTATGGCTGGACACCCGCCGGCTCGTTCAAGTTGCTCGGCGCTCTGAACTGGATGGCAAATTCACTGGAGCGCATTGGCGACCGCCCGGTCGCGGCGCATTCCTCTGGCAACTTTGCCTCGGGAATTGCCTTTGCGGGCATGCGCTACCAGAAGCGGGTGATTGTCGTCATGCCGGAGACCGCGCCGCGGATCAAGTTTGAACGAACCCGCTCCTTCGGGGCGGAGATCCGCACCTACGACATTGCCCGCGATCATGAGACGGGCGAGCGGGACCGAATCACGCGCGAGATCGCCGAGCAGGAGCAGGCCGTGCAAGCTTCCCCGTACGACGATCCGTTCGTGATTGCCGGCAACGGCGTGGGCGCTTGGGAGGTTGTTCAGGACCTGCAGCGCGCGAGGCGCGGCGTTTCGCATTTTTATTGCCCGATCAGCGGCGGCGGACTGATGGCGGGGCAAGCCCTGGCCATTGCCGACGGTTTTCCTGCGGCGCGGATCATCGGCGTCGAACCAGCCGGGGCGGACGATTTTCGCCAGTCGTTGGCAGCGGGCTCGATCGTGCGGCTCGCGAAGCCGACCAGCATCTGCGATGGGCTGCTGTCCTACGATGTCGGCCAGCATAACTGGCCGATCCTCCAGCAACTCGTTCGGCAGTCGCTGGCGATTGCGGACACAGCGACGCAGCAAGCGATGAAATGGCTCTACGACCAGCACGGTCTGCGAACCGAACCCTCCGGCGCCATTACCGTAGCTGGATTGCTGGGCGGCCAGATTGATCTGACGGGCGACGGCGACATCGTCGTCGTGATCAGTGGCCGCAACGTGGATGAGAACGCGTTTCGAAGGTTTATTGGCGATTAA
- a CDS encoding alcohol dehydrogenase catalytic domain-containing protein, whose product MKAAIFVEPGRIVLEDKPIPQVGPRDALLRVTTTTICGTNVHTLKGEYPVARGLTVGHEPMGVIEQFGSTVTGYEVGQPVIAGAITPCGQCYFCLSGNHSQRGGKPMGG is encoded by the coding sequence ATGAAAGCCGCCATTTTCGTCGAGCCAGGTCGGATCGTCTTGGAGGACAAACCGATTCCACAAGTCGGTCCTCGCGACGCACTGTTGCGCGTAACGACGACCACGATCTGCGGTACCAACGTGCATACTCTCAAGGGCGAGTATCCGGTCGCACGCGGGTTGACGGTCGGCCATGAACCTATGGGCGTTATCGAGCAGTTCGGTTCCACTGTGACGGGCTACGAAGTCGGGCAACCCGTGATCGCCGGGGCAATCACGCCCTGCGGCCAATGTTACTTCTGCCTGAGTGGCAACCATTCCCAGCGCGGCGGCAAGCCGATGGGCGGATAG
- a CDS encoding S9 family peptidase, protein MRPICHLAFFLAVTHSLLILAAEPTRLVPEDIYKLAGPQLTVASPKTGAAAVIYRRVDQTSKQERFALGWSDSEGYRLLEKDEPDARNVAVSPDGKWLAVRSTRLRPQGWKQIPATPLQSDVATDIWLVSTDGKQAIPLAGPEKPYGRVFNDPFYGRVAFSPDGKRLVFVADDGVDPRTKEEIEADVYVDRPDQGEGYTGYGTARIWVAELKEEPGDFAASNFLKVTNDDVWYGDPQWTPDSKWLVVHANKTNDVEAVRFSINKNYDIFLIEVATTRQHQLTFGPGPEVSPRLHPDGEHLICLSSPRKGPHADVFNLQWVDFTVAGFGKPSAVNLFDHHAELTVEPPHSIPTFPLPDPCWDGESAVIYSTLVGVENKTIRVEIESAKGIELNVGEDYSNNELSPAVRQVTLSKKYSPPSNPILKERFIAVDHVLRWKNEGLELEGVLTLPPREIAKRPYPLVLYPHGGPHSRSSKGFGATAHVLAHAGYAVFQPNFRGSTGYGKKFLDADRNDLGGGDMRDILAGIEHLKQEKLIDPDRQFVFGSSYGGFMTTWLIGHTRQFRAAVAQNAVTDMNVMWGLSDIQSWTQYELSGLPWEVPERMHERSPYSHVQKVTTPTLLVHSHDDRRVPLPMSRMYHQALLARGVPTQLVIYPDEGHGIRQPKHQVDVLRRTLAWFATHDNRPAAHSSGR, encoded by the coding sequence ATGCGCCCGATTTGCCACCTAGCGTTCTTCCTGGCGGTTACCCATTCTTTGCTGATACTCGCGGCAGAGCCAACTCGCCTCGTGCCGGAGGATATTTACAAGCTCGCCGGTCCGCAGCTCACTGTCGCCTCTCCGAAGACAGGTGCCGCTGCAGTTATCTACCGCCGCGTCGATCAGACGTCGAAGCAGGAGCGGTTTGCGCTAGGTTGGTCGGATTCGGAAGGATATCGCCTGCTTGAAAAAGATGAGCCGGACGCGCGTAATGTCGCTGTCAGCCCCGATGGCAAATGGCTTGCGGTCCGATCTACTCGACTGCGCCCACAAGGATGGAAACAGATTCCAGCAACGCCGTTGCAGTCAGACGTCGCAACTGACATCTGGCTGGTCTCAACCGACGGCAAACAAGCGATCCCGCTCGCGGGACCGGAGAAACCGTATGGCCGCGTGTTCAATGATCCTTTCTATGGCCGTGTGGCGTTTTCCCCCGATGGCAAACGACTCGTCTTTGTTGCTGATGACGGTGTCGATCCGCGGACCAAGGAGGAGATTGAGGCCGACGTTTATGTGGATCGGCCCGATCAGGGCGAAGGGTACACCGGCTATGGCACCGCTCGTATTTGGGTGGCTGAGTTGAAAGAAGAGCCGGGCGACTTTGCCGCCAGCAACTTTCTTAAAGTGACCAATGACGACGTCTGGTATGGCGATCCACAGTGGACACCGGACAGCAAATGGCTCGTGGTACACGCCAACAAGACAAACGACGTCGAGGCAGTGCGCTTCAGCATCAACAAAAACTATGACATATTTCTGATCGAAGTGGCGACCACGAGACAGCATCAACTGACGTTCGGACCTGGGCCGGAAGTGTCGCCTCGGCTGCATCCGGACGGTGAGCATTTGATCTGCCTCAGCTCACCGCGAAAGGGACCGCATGCCGACGTTTTCAATTTGCAGTGGGTAGACTTCACCGTTGCGGGTTTCGGCAAGCCGTCGGCGGTTAACCTATTTGATCATCATGCAGAATTGACGGTCGAACCGCCCCACTCAATTCCAACATTCCCTTTGCCTGATCCCTGTTGGGACGGTGAGTCGGCAGTCATTTACTCCACGCTTGTGGGAGTGGAGAACAAAACGATCCGCGTCGAGATTGAAAGCGCCAAAGGGATCGAACTGAACGTCGGCGAAGATTACTCCAACAATGAATTATCGCCCGCGGTTCGCCAAGTGACTCTGTCCAAAAAATACTCGCCTCCCAGCAATCCGATTCTGAAGGAGCGGTTTATAGCGGTAGACCACGTGTTGCGATGGAAGAACGAAGGCCTGGAATTGGAAGGAGTGTTGACGCTGCCGCCTCGCGAGATTGCAAAGCGCCCGTATCCGCTTGTTCTGTATCCGCATGGCGGCCCGCATAGTCGTTCGAGCAAGGGATTCGGTGCAACTGCACATGTTTTGGCACACGCGGGTTACGCCGTCTTTCAACCCAACTTTCGCGGCTCGACTGGCTATGGCAAGAAGTTTCTCGACGCAGATCGGAATGATTTGGGCGGGGGCGACATGCGCGACATCCTCGCCGGCATCGAACACCTCAAACAAGAAAAACTGATCGATCCCGATCGGCAGTTCGTCTTCGGCAGCAGCTACGGCGGCTTTATGACAACCTGGCTCATTGGCCATACCCGGCAGTTTCGTGCCGCCGTCGCACAGAATGCAGTGACAGACATGAATGTGATGTGGGGCTTATCCGATATTCAAAGCTGGACGCAGTACGAGCTCTCCGGGCTGCCGTGGGAAGTACCCGAGCGGATGCACGAACGCAGCCCTTATAGTCATGTTCAAAAGGTGACCACGCCGACCCTGCTTGTCCACTCGCACGATGATCGTCGCGTCCCTTTGCCGATGAGCCGGATGTACCATCAGGCTCTGCTCGCTCGCGGCGTGCCGACGCAGCTAGTGATCTATCCCGATGAGGGGCATGGTATCCGCCAGCCAAAGCATCAGGTTGACGTGCTGCGGCGAACCCTCGCTTGGTTTGCAACGCACGACAATCGGCCGGCCGCACATTCATCGGGCCGGTAG